AAAATGGTAATGAAATTGGCGAACGGCATCATGTCTTCCGAGCCCCCACCGCGGTTATTCTTTTCCTCCATCATCACCACTTTCCCGCTTCGCGCGGCATAGATTTCCGTTCCGGTTGGCATGTTAAAATCGAGGGCATGCCGGGAATCTCCGTAATGAGAGAAAGTGCCGCCAAATCCCTGATCCACTTTGTAGGTTTCTCCAATTGGGAAAGGCAGTCGGTAGGCAAAGGAATCGTTATGGCGGGCAAATATATTCCCCATGTAATACCGGTACCTTGTATTTAAATTCCAGCCCTCTTTTAAATCCTTATAAGTAAATCTTATTAAAAGCCGGTTGCTGTTTGCGGGAAGAAAGTCAACGAGCGGAAGCTTTTTTTGAGGTTCCAGTTTGTCGATGTCAGCATCAAGCTCTATGGTTACGGGATACAAATTCGTATTTCTGGCGTGAAGCTCAATGTGCTCTTCCTTCTCAATTCGAAAAACCTCTACCGTCCCGTTGTCCTGAGATAGAAATCCCGCAATCAGAAACAATATTACCCAAAATGACTTCATACTGATTTCTTATTCTTAGGTATTTTGCTGAACTTTGATGTCAACGAATTTATTCTCATGGATCTTTCTGTCATTCACTTACTGCTGATTCTAAGTGCTTCACTCGATGGGGAGTCTAACGAAAGCCGGATATATTTAAAAATAAAAAACGGCGATCAACAAGCATTCCGAAAGTTTTTTGATGCCCATCACGATGAATTATACAGATATCTATATTCTAAAGGTGTAGCAAAAGAAGCGGCCGAAGACCTGATCCAGAAAGCCTTTGTTTATATTTGGGAGAACCGGGCTTCAATCGAAGAGCATAAGTCGTTACGGGCCTATCTTTTCCGCATTGCCTACACGCGGATGCTCAACCTTTTTCGGGATAATGAAAAATTCGATCAAAACAAGGAAATCCGGGAGTTGGATTACCCTGATTCCGGCTCTCAACCCGATCAGAATATCTATCAAAGAGAATTAAACAAAACCATTGAAAAGGCGATATCAGCGATGCCTGAAAAGCGACAAAACGTTTTCCGGCTCTGTTTCATGCAGGAATTCACCTATAAAGAAGCCGCTGAGTTCCTGGATGTATCGGTCAAAACCGTGGAAAATCATATGGGACTTGCCCTGAAAGATCTCCGTTCAACCCTGTCAAAAGCAGCCAAAGATTATTTGTAAACTTTCTGCAAGACTCCTGTTATTCATAGATTTATACACTCTAATCCTTAATACTGCTTTTTTAATCATCAATTCAGCAGAAATTTATTTACTATGTGATTGGGGGAACTTTGAATTTGATGTGTAATAGTAGTGAACACATAATTAACTGAATCATTATGAAATCACTATTCAAAAAAATACCAACTACTATACTCCCACTCTTAATGGTAGCAGCCATGTTTTCTGCCTGTACCCTGGATGATATCTCCAAAGACATCGACAACCAGGAATTGACAGCAGAAGAAATGGAAGCAGCTACCCAGATTATGGGAGAGGCCTTATCTGATGATAATGACGGCGTTTTCTCCAGCCTGAACGACGCTCTAACCACCGTTTCATCTTCAGGCTTTGGCAACGACAGCCACATGAAAGGTCATCATGACGACGACAGAAACTCCGGTCGGGGTAACGAAAGTAATTACCAGTACGAATACGATCGGCAAACCGGTACGCATACCATCAGCTTTAACCGGGAAGTGAATAACCCGAATTTCCAGAAAAGCTTGTCGGCTGTATTAACATATGTATTCACCGATGTTAACGGAGAGTATATTGCTGCACCCCGGCAAAATCGTGAGCGCATTGAGAATATCGATTTCACTTCCGACAAGAACGGTAGCACACAAAGTCGATTCCGAAATTCGGAATTCAGCCGTGCTGATACCTTCGCATTCACCGGCCTGAGCGATGCCAGCTCCATTCTTACCATCGATGGAAAGCATTATGGCAATGGTTCCATTGACGGTGTAACCCGGGAAGGTGACACTTTCGAACGCTCTTTTGTCAACGAAATCAATTTCCTTGATATTCAAGTGAATAAAGACACGGTTGCCGCATACGGTTCCTTAACACAAGGTGTAACAGGAACCCTCAACTATGAGCTGACTATCTTCCGTAGCAGCAATGGACAAGGTTCTTCCAAAACGGTTACCGGAACCATCGAAATGGATGGAGACGGAACTGCTCTCCTTCGCTTTGCTAACGTAAACCGTTTGTTTAAAGTGAATCTGCGCACCGGGTTTGTCAGCGATGACGAGGTTGATATTGAATCAGCCGTTGCAGCCGTTGACACTCTGAATCAGACCGTAACGCTCCGAAATGATTTGTTGGTGATAGTATCTGACCGCACCGAAATTGAAGGTGAAGACGGACTGGATTCACTCGAAGCCGTTGCTAGAGCTCTTGATGCCGGCGAAAGCGTTATTGCTGAAGTGGAAGGATACCGGAATCCTGATAACAGATCTGAATTCATTGCTGAAGAAATCGAATTCGAATTTGCTGAAGATGATGATGAAGACGACGATGACAATGACGATGATGATTAACCTTAACTGATACTTCAAACATTACCGTGCAGACCTTTGACCGGGTCTGCACGGATTCTTTTAGATTCAACAACCCATAATGGCAGACAATCAAAACATATCGCCCGATGATCAGGACCGTCAACTGGCTCGAATTATTGGAGAGGCATTGCCTGATTTAGCGGTTTTGGAGAATACTTCAAACCCTTTGCTTTCCCAGTTGTTTGCCTACAAAAGTTCGGCAAGCCAACCGGTTGAACCGATAAGCTCAGAAGCTGTGTGGGATTCAATTCAATCCGAGATAAATGAATCCTCGGGTTCTGCCCGCATTTTACATTTCTCCCCGACAATCCGGAGATATGCTGTCGCAGCAGCTGTGGTGATGGTTGCCTTAGTAGGAAGCTTCTTCTATCAACAACTGACGGCACCAACCCTGGTTGGGGAAAGTTTTGCTACAGCAGAAACCTTGACCTTACCGGACGGTTCTGCCGTCACTCTTCGCCCCTACTCTGCCTTATTCGCCGTGGATGTTTCTAATGAGTCAGCCAAATACAAACTGACGGGAGAAGCGTATTTTGAGGTATCCCACGATCCTTCCCGAACATTTTCGGTTCGTACCGACCAGTCCGAAGTGCGTGTATTGGGAACCAAGTTCATACTCAGTGACTGGGGTAGCACTTCCACGGTATACCTGCAGGAAGGCCGAATTCAATACACAGCACTTAACAGCCGACAATCGGTTCAACTGGAACCGGGACAAACTTCTTCCATCAGTGAAACCACGGCCACTCCGCAAGTAACCACTACAGAAGAAACTCCCTTTACTGACTGGCTGAATAATGAACTCGTATTTCAAAACAAACCGGTTCAATCGGTATTTAATGAACTGGATCAGCATTTCAACATCACCATTCAGGCGCAACCTGACATTCTTCAGGAAAATCTGAGTGGCTCTATTCCTCTCGACAATCTTGAATCCGTACTCAAAGATCTTGAGTTGGTTCTCGGCGGTAATTTCTCAGAAACCGGGCAAAATTCATACGTTTTCAAACCGAATTCCTAATGAGAGACCAATGGCGTGTTTTATTATTTGGTATGATCGTTTGTCTCGGCTTAACCCGGCAGGCATACGCTCAGTACGACTTTGAGCAGTCTTCGGTTCTCGAAATCATCCGCGAAATTGAAGACAACGAAGTATACCGGTTTCTATACCGGGAATCGCAACTCACCGGCATCAGCTTAAGCTTTTCGGCTACCTCTGCCACTATTATTGATTCACTGCGAACCCATTTATATAACGTTAATATTGCCATAGAAGCTGATACTTCCAGAAAGCAGATTATTCTCTACAAGCAGACCACATCTTCTTCCCAAAAGTTATCCGTTACAGGTCAGGTTGTGGATGCCAGAACCGGTGAACGACTTCCCTTTGCTACTATATTCTACGACATAAACGGGCGAAAGCAAGGAGTGGCAGCCAATGCATCGGGGGTATTCAACATTAAAGAGACCTACTCAGGAAGATCGGTTACTTTACATTGCTCCTTCCTTGGTTATGAAAACGGTCGCATAAAGCTTAGCATGGATGAGCAAACTGCTTTCAGGGATCTCACCTTTCGCCTGCAACCGGTTGCTCTGCAATCAAATGATATCATCGTAACCGGATTTACCTATCCGGCCGGTTCCGATAGCATCTATCGTAATTTTGTAAATGCCGGGATACTCAATCCTTTAGGTGAAAACAATACCACCAAAGCCTTGCAGGCACTGCCGGCCGTAACCAATGGAACGGCTTTGAATAACGGAATTAACGTGCGTGGCAGCTCCGCTGATGCCACTCATATTCTGCTGGATGGTATTACCATTTATAATCAAAGTCACCTGTTTGGGCTTCTGGACAGCTTTAATCCCAATGCCCTGCAAACCTCCGGTTTCTTCTATGATGTGACCCCGGCCCAGTTTCAATCCTCTCCCGGCGGCACTATCAACATGTTGACTAAGACCGGCTCATTGAATGATTTTAGTGCTTCTGCCGGACTTAGTAACACGGCCTTCAATGCAACATTGCAGGGGCCTGTTTCTTCAGGTAAAAGCAGCTGGCTGCTTTCCGCTCGTACTTCCTACATGAATTCCCTAAACTGGTTCCGCAATGATGACCTGATTGCCTACGGACTAAATATCGATCGACCCAACAGCCTTGCCGGCGATGATGTAACGGACATTGACTCTCGACTGGTTTTTCCGGGCAGTTACGATGCTTCATTCTTCGACCTGCATGGAAAGATGTATGTTGAATTCGGAAACGGAAGCCGGCTAATTGCCGGAGCCTATTATGGTGCCGATGATGTCTCTCAGGATGCAGAGCGGCTGGTGAGAAGGTTCAACCCAAATGCTCCATCCCAGCGCTTTAGTTTGGAAGAAGTACACACGCTAAATAAGTGGGGAAATTTCAGTTCCAGTTTAGCCTATAAATCGCCGGTTTCTGAACGGATCTACAGCAGCTCTTTAGCAGCGGTTAGCATATACAATTCCGAATTCAGTAAAGATGACTTTGTTTATAACCGGATTCAGGAAAACGGTGCCAACATACAGGTTTTCACTTATCCGCTTCAAAACCAAAGCGTGTTCAATGAAATTAAGCTGGATCAGACATTTGATCTGGTGCTGCCAAATACCCAATGGACTGTGGGGGCTTCCTACCAATATTTCCTGGGGGAATATTTCGAAGAATCCTTCGACCGGCCGGGATTTTTCACCACCTTTGAGTCGGGCTTAGCCGACCTATACGCCCAGCTTGATTTTACCTCACTGGATGTAATGAATGTACATTTCGGATCTCGACTGCACTACTACACCAATGGAGATTATCTATACTACTCGCCTCGGTTAAAGCTCAAGTTCTTAAACGAACGAGCCATCTCCCTTGGTCTTGGATACAGTCGAAATTACCAGTTTACCCATCGGCTCTCATTCTATAATATCAGCAGTCCCGACGTATGGATTATCAGTACGAAGGAACAGCCACCCACTACTTCCGATTACTTCACAGCCGGCCTGTATTTCCGGTTTCTTGATAACACCCTTTTCCAGGTGGAGGGATATCATAAATCTCTCATAAACGCCCGATTATTCGACATCAATGCCCAAACCCTTACCAATAGTTTTAATGCGCCTCCCTGGTTTTACGGGAATGATGGAACTGCAAAAGGACTGGAGCTTTTACTTAAAAACCGGTTTCAGAAGCTAACGCTTACTCATTCATATGCTCTTTCTGAATCCACCTTCCGGAATCCGGATATATTTGATGGAGAGGAGTTTTATACCGAATGGGACCGCACACACAGCTTCCATTCTGCCGTTGAGTACAGGATTATCCCAAACTTGAAGACGTTCCTGCGCCTCACACTTGCTTCCGGCACCCCAAATCGCCTTCACTTTCTGCAGATTGAAGAACAGGAGCGACTGGGAAATTATCGAAGAGTGGATGCAGGATTTGAGTATAAAGCAGAATTAGACGGAGTAGTGATGGAAATCGGGGCGTCTGTATTTAACTTGTTTGATCATCAAAGTACCTGGTATCGAGAATTGGATCTGGTAATTGACACCTCGGTTCCTCCTTCTCAACGCCGCCTCAGCTCCCAGGCCGTGAATGTCTATGATTTAGGAATTCAGCCCTCTTTTAATATGATGGTCAGGTTTTAAAGGTGTTAGGTGTTAGGTGGTAGGTTTTAGTTAGACATTTAGAGCGATAGAGATCAACCTTTGCCCTGAAATGTTTACCAAGCATTGAATAGTAAGGATCCTTCTCACTTACCATCCCAACCCTATTTCAAACATCCATTCGCTCAGTATGACGTCCCTAACTAACACCTAACACCTAACACCTTACGACTAAAACCTTCCACCCTAAACAACCGCATCCACCTCAAT
The nucleotide sequence above comes from Gracilimonas sp.. Encoded proteins:
- a CDS encoding TonB-dependent receptor codes for the protein MRDQWRVLLFGMIVCLGLTRQAYAQYDFEQSSVLEIIREIEDNEVYRFLYRESQLTGISLSFSATSATIIDSLRTHLYNVNIAIEADTSRKQIILYKQTTSSSQKLSVTGQVVDARTGERLPFATIFYDINGRKQGVAANASGVFNIKETYSGRSVTLHCSFLGYENGRIKLSMDEQTAFRDLTFRLQPVALQSNDIIVTGFTYPAGSDSIYRNFVNAGILNPLGENNTTKALQALPAVTNGTALNNGINVRGSSADATHILLDGITIYNQSHLFGLLDSFNPNALQTSGFFYDVTPAQFQSSPGGTINMLTKTGSLNDFSASAGLSNTAFNATLQGPVSSGKSSWLLSARTSYMNSLNWFRNDDLIAYGLNIDRPNSLAGDDVTDIDSRLVFPGSYDASFFDLHGKMYVEFGNGSRLIAGAYYGADDVSQDAERLVRRFNPNAPSQRFSLEEVHTLNKWGNFSSSLAYKSPVSERIYSSSLAAVSIYNSEFSKDDFVYNRIQENGANIQVFTYPLQNQSVFNEIKLDQTFDLVLPNTQWTVGASYQYFLGEYFEESFDRPGFFTTFESGLADLYAQLDFTSLDVMNVHFGSRLHYYTNGDYLYYSPRLKLKFLNERAISLGLGYSRNYQFTHRLSFYNISSPDVWIISTKEQPPTTSDYFTAGLYFRFLDNTLFQVEGYHKSLINARLFDINAQTLTNSFNAPPWFYGNDGTAKGLELLLKNRFQKLTLTHSYALSESTFRNPDIFDGEEFYTEWDRTHSFHSAVEYRIIPNLKTFLRLTLASGTPNRLHFLQIEEQERLGNYRRVDAGFEYKAELDGVVMEIGASVFNLFDHQSTWYRELDLVIDTSVPPSQRRLSSQAVNVYDLGIQPSFNMMVRF
- a CDS encoding RNA polymerase sigma-70 factor, giving the protein MDLSVIHLLLILSASLDGESNESRIYLKIKNGDQQAFRKFFDAHHDELYRYLYSKGVAKEAAEDLIQKAFVYIWENRASIEEHKSLRAYLFRIAYTRMLNLFRDNEKFDQNKEIRELDYPDSGSQPDQNIYQRELNKTIEKAISAMPEKRQNVFRLCFMQEFTYKEAAEFLDVSVKTVENHMGLALKDLRSTLSKAAKDYL
- a CDS encoding FecR domain-containing protein, which translates into the protein MADNQNISPDDQDRQLARIIGEALPDLAVLENTSNPLLSQLFAYKSSASQPVEPISSEAVWDSIQSEINESSGSARILHFSPTIRRYAVAAAVVMVALVGSFFYQQLTAPTLVGESFATAETLTLPDGSAVTLRPYSALFAVDVSNESAKYKLTGEAYFEVSHDPSRTFSVRTDQSEVRVLGTKFILSDWGSTSTVYLQEGRIQYTALNSRQSVQLEPGQTSSISETTATPQVTTTEETPFTDWLNNELVFQNKPVQSVFNELDQHFNITIQAQPDILQENLSGSIPLDNLESVLKDLELVLGGNFSETGQNSYVFKPNS
- a CDS encoding M23 family metallopeptidase; this translates as MKSFWVILFLIAGFLSQDNGTVEVFRIEKEEHIELHARNTNLYPVTIELDADIDKLEPQKKLPLVDFLPANSNRLLIRFTYKDLKEGWNLNTRYRYYMGNIFARHNDSFAYRLPFPIGETYKVDQGFGGTFSHYGDSRHALDFNMPTGTEIYAARSGKVVMMEEKNNRGGGSEDMMPFANFITILHDDGTFADYSHLRHRGVEVRLGQEVRTGQLIGYSGATGYATGPHLHFTVKKAKRGGGFISIPVKFTTKDGIIELKEGQSYIGY